One window of the Spea bombifrons isolate aSpeBom1 chromosome 8, aSpeBom1.2.pri, whole genome shotgun sequence genome contains the following:
- the LOC128502658 gene encoding protocadherin-11 X-linked-like yields MDLLCATYLLVVFITCIVYESAGQEKNYIIREERPENVLIGNLLKDLNLTLDPDIALSTPLQFKLVYKTGDVPLVRVEENTGEIFTTSNRIDREKLCSGIFTEHKCFYEVEVAVLPDEVFRLVKIRFLIEDINDNSPLFPSTVINISIPENTAVNSRYSVPSAIDPDVGMNGIQHYELLKGQNVFGLDVIETPEGDKWPQLIVQQSLDREQKDTYVMKIKVEDGGDPPRSSTAILQVTVTDVNDNRPVFKEKDIEVNIPEDAAVGTSVVQLHATDADLGSNAKIHFYFGNQISNLAKRHFAIDNNTGLITVKEPLDREESHYHKLTVLASDGSSTPSRATVTINITDINDNVPSIDTRYIINPVNGTVLLSEKAPLNTKIALITVTDKDADLNGKVTCFTDHDVPFRLKPVFDNQFLLETAAPLDFEATREYAIKIVASDSGKPPLNQSAMLLIKIKDENDNAPVFTLPVIGLSFIENNPPGTELTKISATDADSGRNAELSYILGPNAPTIFNLDRRTGILTAVRKLDREKQDRYSFTVIAKDNGSPSLQANTTVTLSVLDQNDNSPSFTHNEYNFYVPENLPMYGTVGLITVTDADSGENAIVTLSLVNAKDNFIIDPITGVIRPNITFDREQQGSYTFQVKAVDKGNPQKSSTVKVTIFVEDVNDNKPMFVIPSNNYSFELVPTSTNPGSVVTRVFAVDNDTGINADLRYSIIGGNSRGLFAIDEKTGNISLKEKIIVGDHGLHRLVIKVNDSGKPEPFHTLALVHLFVNETITNGSYIQELVRRNMETPVGQNIGDGEITPQTNDYVKIIIAIIAGTMTVILVIFVTALVRCRQTPRHKVVQKSKQSGEWVSPNQENRQIKKKKKKKKRSPKNLLLNFVTIEESKTEDPAHEHINGTLDIPVELEEQTMGKYNWATTPTTFKPDSPDLAKHYKSASPQPTFQIKPETPVPPKKHHVIQELPLDNTFVVGCDSLSKCSSSSSDPYSVSECSCQGGFKAPGPIHTRQPLRFHWILDNAASVNVGQPTAVS; encoded by the exons ATGGACTTGCTGTGTGCAACATACCTTCTGGTAGTTTTTATAACCTGTATAGTATATGAATCTGCTGGCCAAGAAAAGAACTATATAATACGAGAAGAAAGGCCAGAAAATGTACTTATTGGGAACTTGTTGAAGGACCTCAACCTTACCTTGGACCCTGATATCGCTCTTTCAACCCCTCTCCAGTTTAAGTTGGTATATAAGACCGGAGATGTTCCACTGGTGCGAGTGGAAGAGAATACAGGCGAGATCTTTACTACTTCGAATCGGATAGATCGAGAAAAACTTTGTTCTGGTATATTTACTGAACACAAGTGCTTCTACGAAGTAGAGGTGGCAGTGCTACCAGATGAAGTCTTCAGGCTGGTTAAGATCCGCTTCTTAATAGAGGATATTAATGACAATTCTCCACTTTTCCCATCAACGGTGATCAACATCTCCATTCCAGAAAACACGGCTGTCAACTCTCGATACTCGGTTCCATCCGCCATCGATCCAGATGTGGGTATGAATGGCATTCAGCACTACGAACTCCTGAAG gGTCAAAATGTTTTTGGACTCGATGTAATTGAAACACCAGAAGGTGACAAATGGCCCCAGCTTATTGTCCAGCAGAGTCTGGACAGAGAACAGAAAGACACATATGTAATGAAGATTAAGGTGGAGGATGGCGGAGATCCTCCGAGGTCCAGTACCGCCATTTTACAAGTAACCGTTACTGATGTTAATGACAATCGCCCTGTGTTTAAGGAAAAGGACATTGAGGTTAATATCCCAGAAGATGCCGCAGTTGGGACTTCGGTGGTTCAGCTTCACGCTACAGACGCTGACCTGGGCTCAAATGCGAAAATTCACTTTTACTTTGGCAATCAGATCTCCAACCTTGCCAAGCGACACTTTGCTATAGATAACAATACTGGATTAATTACAGTCAAGGAGCCCTTGGACAGAGAAGAGTCTCACTACCATAAACTTACTGTATTGGCAAGTGATGGCAGTTCAACCCCCTCCAGAGCCACCGTTACAATAAATATTACGGATATTAATGATAACGTTCCGTCCATTGACACCAGGTACATAATAAATCCGGTGAATGGCACTGTGCTACTATCTGAGAAAGCGCCACTTAATACAAAAATAGCCCTAATAACGGTAACTGACAAGGACGCCGATCTAAATGGGAAAGTGACATGCTTTACGGATCATGATGTTCCTTTCAGGTTAAAGCCAGTGTTTGACAATCAGTTCCTGTTGGAGACGGCAGCGCCTCTTGATTTTGAGGCTACAAGAGAATATGCCATTAAAATTGTTGCTTCGGACTCTGGAAAGCCACCTTTAAATCAATCGGCAATGcttcttattaaaataaaagatgagAATGACAATGCACCTGTTTTCACTCTGCCGGTAATTGGCCTGTCGTTTATCGAAAACAACCCGCCAGGAACGGAATTAACCAAAATCAGTGCCACCGATGCGGACAGCGGTCGGAATGCGGAACTTAGTTATATTCTTGGCCCCAATGCTCCGACAATATTCAACTTGGATAGGAGGACGGGGATTCTCACTGCGGTGAGGAAGCTGGACAGGGAAAAACAagacagatactcatttacagtGATTGCAAAGGATAACGGAAGTCCTTCCTTACAGGCCAACACCACTGTTACCTTATCAGTTCTTGACCAAAATGACAACAGCCCATCATTTACTCACAACGAGTACAACTTTTATGTCCCAGAGAACTTACCCATGTACGGCACAGTGGGCCTTATTACAGTAACCGACGCGGATTCAGGGGAGAACGCCATAGTCACTCTTTCACTCGTCAATGCAAAGGATAATTTCATAATCGATCCTATTACTGGTGTCATCAGACCAAACATAACATTCGATAGAGAGCAACAAGGTTCATACACTTTTCAGGTCAAGGCTGTTGACAAAGGCAACCCACAAAAGTCCTCAACCGTGAAGGTCACGATATTTGTTGAAGACGTCAACGATAACAAGCCAATGTTTGTCATCCCTTCAAACAATTATTCGTTTGAATTAGTGCCAACCTCAACCAATCCAGGATCTGTTGTTACCAGAGTCTTTGCTGTTGATAATGATACAGGCATAAATGCGGACCTTCGTTATAGCATTATAGGAGGGAATTCAAGAGGTTTGTTTGCTATAGATGAGAAGACTGGGAATATCAGCTTGAAAGAAAAGATCATTGTTGGAGATCATGGTTTACATAGACTTGTGATAAAAGTAAACGATTCTGGGAAACCTGAGCCATTCCACACACTAGCTCTGGtgcatttatttgtaaatgaaaCAATAACCAATGGATCTTATATTCAAGAACTTGTGCGAAGGAATATGGAGACACCGGTCGGGCAGAACATTGGAGATGGTGAGATAACCCCACAAACGAATGATTATGTCAAAATCATTATTGCTATAATTGCTGGTACGATGACCGTGATCCTCGTCATTTTTGTTACTGCTTTGGTACGTTGCCGTCAAACACCACGACATAAAGTCGTTCAGAAAAGCAAACAGAGCGGGGAATGGGTTTCTCCAAACCAAGAAAATCGACAGatcaagaaaaagaagaaaaagaagaagcgTTCTCCCAAAAACCTTCTCCTAAACTTTGTTACAATCGAAGAATCCAAAACCGAGGATCCAGCCCATGAGCATATCAATGGCACCTTGGACATTCCCGTGGAGTTAGAAGAACAGACGATGGGAAAATACAACTGGGCGACCACACCAACTACCTTCAAACCAGACAGCCCCGATCTGGCCAAGCACTATAAGTCTGCTTCTCCGCAACCTACATTCCAGATAAAGCCTGAGACACCAGTTCCTCCTAAGAAGCATCACGTGATTCAAGAGCTTCCCCTCGACAATACCTTTGTAGTGGGCTGTGACTCTTTGTCTAAGTGTTCCTCCAGTAGCTCGGATCCGTATAGCGTCTCTGAATGCAGTTGCCAAGGAGGCTTCAAGGCACCTGGCCCCATCCATACAAGACAG